A window from Mycolicibacterium tokaiense encodes these proteins:
- a CDS encoding S1C family serine protease: MSNPSQYPANRPDPRQDPSHSAAQYYPQPGYDWRYAQQPTGPYPGPGQGSYHAGHQPVSSAGNRRSRRAKKGRGALVVGAVAVAVVSAGIGAAAAVTTEADHSAAMQATIASAPSQPVAADLPAGSVEQVAAKVMPSVVKIEMRMGREGGEGSGIVLSQDGLILTNNHVVAGLPAEAGAQLASSGEVQKTVTFSDGRTAPFTVVGTDPAGDLAVIRAQGVSGLTPITIGSSSDVKVGQNVVAIGSPLGLQGTVTTGIVSALDRPVAAGGGADQQLSVLDAIQTDAAINPGNSGGALVDMNGRLIGVNSAIATMGGGQGSPDAQSGSIGLGFAIPVDQAKRIADELISTGKATHGSLGVQLGNSASDNGAAVAQVEAGSPAAAAGLPSGAVITKLDNRVIDGPEALIAAVRSKAPGDQVSLTYLDDSGNPQTAEVTLGQA; the protein is encoded by the coding sequence ATGAGCAACCCGTCGCAGTATCCCGCGAACCGGCCTGACCCGCGCCAGGATCCGAGTCATTCTGCGGCGCAGTATTATCCGCAGCCGGGCTACGACTGGCGTTACGCGCAGCAGCCGACCGGACCCTACCCCGGTCCCGGCCAGGGCTCGTATCACGCTGGGCATCAACCTGTTTCGTCGGCCGGAAACCGGCGCTCGCGCCGTGCGAAGAAGGGTCGCGGAGCACTGGTGGTGGGTGCGGTGGCCGTCGCCGTGGTGAGCGCAGGCATCGGTGCGGCTGCCGCCGTCACCACCGAGGCGGACCATTCGGCCGCCATGCAGGCCACCATCGCCTCGGCGCCCAGCCAGCCGGTGGCCGCGGACCTGCCGGCCGGCTCTGTCGAGCAGGTTGCGGCGAAGGTCATGCCCAGCGTCGTCAAGATCGAGATGCGCATGGGCCGCGAGGGTGGGGAAGGGTCGGGCATCGTGCTCTCGCAGGACGGCCTGATCCTGACCAACAATCACGTGGTGGCCGGGCTGCCCGCCGAGGCCGGCGCACAGCTGGCCTCCAGCGGCGAGGTGCAGAAGACGGTGACGTTCTCGGACGGTCGCACCGCCCCGTTCACCGTGGTGGGCACGGATCCCGCCGGGGATCTGGCAGTCATTCGGGCGCAAGGGGTCTCGGGTCTGACCCCCATCACCATCGGATCGTCGTCCGACGTCAAGGTGGGGCAGAACGTGGTGGCCATCGGGTCACCCCTGGGCTTGCAGGGCACCGTCACCACCGGCATCGTCAGCGCACTGGACCGGCCGGTGGCCGCCGGCGGCGGAGCCGATCAGCAACTCTCGGTGCTCGACGCCATCCAGACCGACGCCGCCATCAACCCCGGCAACTCCGGAGGTGCGCTGGTCGACATGAACGGTCGGCTGATCGGGGTCAACTCCGCGATCGCCACCATGGGCGGTGGCCAGGGATCTCCGGACGCGCAGAGCGGTTCCATCGGCCTGGGCTTTGCCATCCCCGTCGATCAGGCCAAGCGCATCGCCGATGAGCTGATCTCGACCGGCAAGGCCACGCACGGTTCACTCGGTGTGCAGTTGGGCAACAGCGCCAGCGACAACGGCGCCGCGGTGGCCCAGGTCGAGGCGGGCAGCCCGGCTGCCGCCGCGGGCCTGCCCAGCGGCGCGGTGATCACCAAGCTGGACAATCGGGTGATCGACGGCCCAGAGGCGCTGATCGCGGCGGTGCGGTCCAAGGCACCCGGCGACCAGGTCTCACTGACCTACCTGGACGACTCGGGCAACCCGCAGACCGCGGAGGTCACCCTGGGCCAGGCCTGA
- a CDS encoding SRPBCC family protein — MSEFEYSASIDIDSDPEALYALVSDVTRMGQWSPICRACWWDEGAGPQVGAWFTGRNETPDRTWETRSQVVVADSGREFAWEVNEGWVRWGFVLTPIDGGTRLTEQWTFLPKGRAGFAERYGDQADAQIAVRTEAAHRGIPETLAAIKLTAEQR; from the coding sequence GTGTCCGAATTCGAGTACTCCGCCTCCATCGACATCGACTCCGACCCCGAGGCGCTCTACGCGCTGGTCTCCGACGTCACCCGGATGGGCCAGTGGAGCCCCATCTGTCGTGCGTGCTGGTGGGACGAGGGCGCAGGCCCCCAGGTCGGCGCATGGTTCACCGGCCGCAACGAAACCCCCGATCGCACCTGGGAGACGCGTAGCCAGGTGGTGGTGGCCGACAGCGGGCGGGAATTCGCCTGGGAGGTCAACGAGGGTTGGGTGCGCTGGGGATTCGTCCTGACGCCCATCGACGGTGGAACCCGCCTGACCGAGCAGTGGACGTTTCTCCCCAAGGGCCGGGCGGGGTTCGCCGAGCGCTACGGCGATCAGGCCGACGCCCAGATCGCCGTGCGCACCGAGGCCGCCCACCGCGGCATCCCCGAGACGCTGGCCGCGATCAAGCTCACCGCTGAGCAGCGGTGA
- a CDS encoding alpha/beta fold hydrolase encodes MAVHPVRHVPLPPGRPAIVRGADGTRLHTEVFGPPDGYPIVLAHGITCAISVWHEQINDLARDHRVIAFDHRGHGRSGVPPRGHYSLNHLASDLDSVLEATLAPGERAVIAGHSMGGVAITSWAERYPHKVAQRADAVALINTTTGEIVRQVRFLSVAPRLAGGRVAVGSRIIRTFGGVPALRAAARPSRRFVAALAVGRDAAPDVADLVYDLYAATPPAGRAGCARALVDSIEKRHIRLHGLTVPTLVIGSEHDRLLPIDSSRRIARDLPNLAGLVELPGGHCAILERPAEVNEQLRRLVQSATQDTSSTG; translated from the coding sequence ATGGCAGTGCACCCGGTACGGCACGTCCCTTTGCCACCTGGTCGGCCCGCGATCGTTCGCGGGGCCGACGGGACCCGGCTCCACACCGAGGTCTTCGGGCCGCCGGACGGATACCCGATCGTCCTGGCGCACGGCATCACCTGCGCCATCAGTGTCTGGCACGAGCAGATCAACGACCTGGCCCGCGACCATCGGGTCATCGCATTCGACCACCGGGGCCATGGCCGCAGTGGGGTGCCGCCGCGCGGGCACTACAGCCTCAATCATTTGGCCTCCGACCTGGATTCGGTCCTCGAGGCCACGCTCGCCCCGGGCGAGCGTGCAGTGATCGCGGGGCATTCGATGGGCGGTGTCGCCATCACGTCGTGGGCCGAGCGCTACCCCCACAAGGTCGCCCAGCGTGCCGACGCGGTGGCGCTCATCAACACCACCACCGGCGAGATCGTCCGTCAGGTCCGGTTCCTGTCCGTGGCACCACGGCTGGCGGGCGGGCGGGTGGCCGTCGGCTCCCGCATCATCCGCACCTTCGGCGGTGTCCCGGCGCTGCGCGCGGCCGCGCGGCCCAGCCGTCGCTTCGTCGCCGCACTGGCGGTCGGGCGTGATGCGGCCCCAGACGTCGCTGATCTGGTGTACGACCTGTACGCCGCCACCCCGCCGGCGGGCCGCGCCGGGTGTGCCCGCGCGTTGGTCGATTCCATCGAGAAGCGGCACATCAGGCTGCACGGCCTCACTGTGCCGACGCTGGTGATCGGCAGTGAACACGACCGGCTGCTGCCGATTGATTCCTCCCGCCGGATCGCCCGGGACCTGCCCAACCTGGCCGGCCTGGTGGAACTGCCCGGTGGCCACTGCGCCATCCTGGAACGCCCGGCCGAGGTCAACGAACAGCTGCGCCGGCTGGTTCAGTCGGCCACGCAGGACACCTCGTCGACCGGATAG
- a CDS encoding flavin monoamine oxidase family protein, translated as MVSVRDRVDVVVVGAGFAGLTAARELVRAGLQVLVLEGRDRVGGRTAPGSVAGVPVDLGAAFVGPTQDAVLALAAELDCPTTPTHNSGANLIRWRGRVRTYSGTIPSLSPVSLADIARIQWQFGRLARSVPVARPWAAPRARALDDQSLADWLHAVRATAGTRDLLAIMSRVTWGCEPADVSLLHALRYVKAAGGLDRMLDVRDGAQQDHFATGTHQIAVRMAAQLGDRVQLSAAVEAVEHGDAGVSVVSTAGTVTARALVVAVPPQHRGHITFSPALPDGSAQLARVWPQGALSKAFAAYESPFWRADGKSGQALSDGGPVFITFDVSPADGPGILLGFVDSRQFDGWDPARRRAQALDCFAELFGDAARHPVDYVDFCWGSEAFSPGGPTAAVPPGSWTTVGRWLREPVGPVFWAGTETADVWTGFLDGAVRSGLRAAREVATALG; from the coding sequence CTGGTATCCGTGCGTGATCGTGTCGACGTCGTGGTGGTGGGTGCCGGGTTCGCGGGCTTGACCGCCGCCCGGGAGCTGGTCCGGGCCGGGCTCCAGGTGCTGGTGCTGGAGGGCCGCGACCGGGTGGGAGGCCGAACCGCGCCCGGATCGGTGGCCGGGGTGCCGGTGGACCTGGGGGCGGCGTTCGTCGGCCCCACCCAGGACGCCGTACTGGCCCTGGCCGCCGAACTGGATTGTCCGACAACACCAACCCACAACAGCGGAGCCAACCTGATCCGGTGGCGGGGCCGGGTGCGGACGTATTCCGGCACCATTCCGTCGCTCTCGCCGGTCAGTCTGGCCGACATCGCCCGGATCCAGTGGCAGTTCGGCCGACTGGCGCGCTCGGTGCCGGTGGCTCGACCGTGGGCGGCGCCGCGGGCGCGGGCACTCGACGACCAGTCGCTGGCGGACTGGTTGCACGCGGTGCGGGCCACCGCGGGGACCAGGGATCTGCTGGCGATCATGTCGAGGGTGACCTGGGGTTGTGAGCCGGCGGACGTGTCGCTGCTGCACGCACTGCGCTACGTCAAGGCAGCCGGCGGTCTGGACCGGATGCTGGACGTGCGCGACGGCGCACAGCAGGATCACTTCGCGACGGGAACCCACCAGATCGCGGTGCGGATGGCTGCCCAGCTGGGTGACCGGGTGCAGCTGAGCGCCGCCGTGGAGGCGGTGGAGCACGGGGACGCCGGAGTCAGCGTCGTGTCGACGGCCGGCACCGTGACCGCGCGGGCGCTGGTCGTCGCCGTCCCCCCACAGCACCGCGGTCACATCACCTTCTCCCCCGCACTTCCCGACGGCAGCGCCCAATTGGCCCGGGTATGGCCACAGGGCGCGTTGAGCAAGGCCTTTGCCGCCTACGAGAGCCCGTTCTGGCGGGCCGACGGCAAGTCCGGCCAGGCCCTGTCCGACGGCGGGCCGGTGTTCATCACCTTCGACGTCAGCCCGGCCGACGGCCCGGGGATCCTGCTCGGCTTCGTCGATTCCCGGCAGTTCGACGGGTGGGATCCGGCCCGGCGCCGCGCCCAGGCATTGGACTGTTTCGCCGAGCTGTTCGGCGACGCGGCCCGGCACCCGGTGGATTACGTCGATTTCTGTTGGGGCAGTGAGGCGTTCTCGCCGGGCGGCCCCACCGCAGCGGTGCCGCCCGGATCATGGACGACGGTGGGGCGCTGGCTGCGCGAGCCTGTCGGGCCCGTCTTCTGGGCCGGCACCGAGACTGCCGACGTCTGGACCGGCTTCCTCGACGGCGCGGTCCGCTCGGGCCTGCGGGCGGCCCGGGAGGTGGCCACGGCCCTGGGGTGA
- a CDS encoding TIGR03617 family F420-dependent LLM class oxidoreductase codes for MKIQTALFGPTNAIARAHELKDAGATGVFTFEGPNDVFAPLTLASTVDGLDLMTNVAIAFPRNPIHLAHQANDHQLMSQGRFTLGLGTQIRTQIEKRFGADFDRPVARMVELIAALRAIFEAWNTGERLRFEGDFYRHTLMTPNFSPGPNPFGPPPIYVGALGPRLTRATAEHADGLLVMPFGSAKFLHESTMPAVRDGLAAAGRSGADFAVVPEIIVSAGEDHTATRRLLAFYGSTPAYKPVLDIHGWGDLQPQLHALSKQGRWQDMGALIDDEVLHTIAACGTPAEIAEHIRKRVAGVADTVCLYQPGPIPVEALAAIVDHL; via the coding sequence GTGAAGATCCAGACGGCATTGTTCGGACCCACGAATGCCATCGCCCGCGCCCACGAACTCAAAGATGCCGGAGCCACCGGCGTTTTCACATTTGAAGGACCCAACGACGTCTTCGCCCCACTGACCCTGGCGTCGACCGTGGACGGGCTGGATCTGATGACCAATGTGGCGATTGCATTTCCGCGCAATCCGATTCACCTGGCCCATCAGGCCAATGACCACCAGCTGATGAGCCAGGGCCGCTTCACCCTCGGGCTGGGTACCCAGATCCGCACGCAGATCGAGAAGCGCTTCGGCGCTGACTTCGACCGGCCGGTGGCCAGGATGGTCGAGCTGATCGCTGCGCTGCGGGCCATCTTCGAGGCCTGGAACACCGGCGAACGGTTGCGGTTCGAGGGCGACTTCTATCGCCACACGCTGATGACGCCGAACTTCAGCCCCGGCCCCAATCCGTTTGGGCCGCCGCCGATCTACGTCGGCGCGCTGGGTCCGCGGCTGACCCGGGCCACCGCCGAGCATGCCGACGGCCTGCTGGTGATGCCGTTCGGGTCGGCGAAGTTCCTGCACGAGTCCACCATGCCCGCGGTGCGCGACGGCCTGGCCGCGGCCGGGCGCAGCGGGGCCGACTTCGCCGTGGTGCCCGAGATCATCGTCTCCGCCGGCGAGGACCACACTGCGACCCGACGGCTGCTGGCGTTCTACGGGTCCACCCCGGCTTACAAGCCGGTGCTCGACATCCACGGCTGGGGAGATCTGCAGCCGCAACTGCACGCATTGTCCAAGCAGGGCCGCTGGCAGGATATGGGCGCGCTGATCGATGACGAGGTGCTGCACACCATCGCCGCCTGCGGCACGCCGGCCGAGATCGCCGAGCACATCCGCAAACGTGTTGCCGGCGTGGCGGATACGGTGTGCCTGTATCAGCCGGGCCCGATCCCCGTAGAGGCCCTGGCCGCCATCGTCGACCACCTGTGA
- a CDS encoding phosphotransferase family protein, whose amino-acid sequence MATEPAVEDVGRLQRSSRDVTTLPTVLAQWLSTVLPGAVTPDVTVESGIDSNGMSSETIVLTGRWHHDGADVEQKWVARVAPTQADVPVFSSYRLDHQFEVMRLAGELTDVPVPTVRWLEDTGSVLGTPFFLMDHVDGIVPPDVMPYTFGGNWFFDAAPEQQRALQDATVAVIAQLHSIPDASNTFDFLAQADPPGDTALRRHFGWLKEWYDFAVPDIGNSPLVERALAWLDHNFPDEVAAAEPVLVWGDSRIGNVLYRDFAPVAVLDWEMACIGPRELDAAWMIFAHMVFQELCGLAGLPGLPEVMREDDVRSTYRNLTGIELGDLQWFYTYSAVVWACVFMRTGARRVRFGEIEKPDDVESLFYHASLLKRLIGEDN is encoded by the coding sequence ATGGCCACAGAACCGGCCGTCGAAGATGTCGGCCGTCTGCAGCGTTCCAGCCGGGACGTCACCACCTTGCCCACGGTGCTCGCGCAGTGGCTCTCCACGGTGCTGCCCGGCGCCGTCACCCCGGACGTCACCGTCGAGAGTGGGATCGACTCCAACGGAATGTCCTCCGAGACCATCGTGCTCACCGGCCGCTGGCACCACGACGGCGCCGACGTGGAACAGAAGTGGGTGGCCCGGGTGGCGCCCACGCAGGCCGACGTCCCGGTGTTCTCCTCCTACCGGCTGGATCACCAGTTCGAGGTGATGCGGCTGGCCGGCGAACTGACCGACGTCCCGGTGCCCACCGTGCGGTGGCTCGAAGACACCGGGTCGGTGCTGGGCACCCCGTTTTTCCTGATGGATCACGTGGACGGCATCGTGCCACCCGACGTGATGCCCTACACCTTCGGCGGCAACTGGTTCTTCGACGCCGCGCCCGAACAACAGCGAGCGCTCCAGGACGCCACGGTCGCAGTCATCGCCCAGTTGCATTCAATTCCTGACGCCAGCAACACATTCGACTTCCTCGCACAGGCCGACCCACCGGGTGACACCGCGCTGCGCCGCCATTTCGGCTGGCTCAAGGAATGGTACGACTTCGCGGTACCGGACATCGGCAACTCCCCATTGGTCGAGCGCGCACTGGCCTGGCTCGATCACAACTTCCCCGACGAGGTGGCGGCCGCCGAGCCCGTGCTGGTCTGGGGTGATTCCCGCATCGGCAACGTGCTCTACCGCGACTTCGCACCGGTGGCGGTGCTGGACTGGGAGATGGCCTGCATCGGGCCCCGCGAGCTCGACGCCGCTTGGATGATCTTCGCGCACATGGTCTTCCAGGAGCTGTGCGGATTGGCAGGCCTGCCGGGGCTGCCGGAGGTGATGCGCGAGGACGACGTGCGCAGCACCTACCGCAACCTCACCGGCATCGAGCTGGGTGACCTGCAGTGGTTCTACACCTACTCCGCGGTGGTATGGGCCTGTGTGTTCATGCGCACGGGGGCGCGCCGGGTGCGATTCGGCGAGATCGAGAAACCCGACGACGTGGAATCGCTGTTCTACCACGCATCGTTGCTGAAACGGCTGATCGGAGAAGACAACTGA
- a CDS encoding TetR/AcrR family transcriptional regulator, which translates to MKADPYPEDKPPGAGRPRDPRIDAAILAAAADLLVEIGYANITMAAIAERAGTTKTALYRRWSSKAEIVHEAAFPAAPTALRMPAGDIAADIHAMIGATRDVFVSPVVRAALPGLIADMATDAELSARVMARFGDVFGVIRRRLSDAVERGEVHPDIDPDRLVEVIGGSTLIRLLLNPAGDLDDTWVAQTAAIVVHGVKKE; encoded by the coding sequence ATGAAAGCAGACCCGTACCCCGAAGACAAGCCTCCGGGTGCCGGACGTCCCCGCGACCCTCGCATTGACGCTGCCATACTCGCGGCCGCGGCGGACCTGCTTGTCGAAATCGGTTATGCCAACATCACGATGGCCGCCATCGCGGAGCGGGCCGGCACCACCAAGACGGCGCTCTACCGCCGCTGGTCCAGCAAGGCCGAGATCGTGCACGAGGCAGCCTTTCCCGCTGCTCCCACCGCGCTGCGCATGCCGGCGGGCGACATCGCCGCCGACATCCACGCCATGATCGGTGCCACCCGCGATGTCTTCGTCTCACCGGTGGTGCGCGCGGCGTTACCCGGGCTGATCGCCGACATGGCCACCGACGCCGAACTGAGCGCACGGGTGATGGCCCGCTTCGGTGATGTCTTCGGCGTCATCCGCCGGCGCCTGTCGGACGCCGTGGAACGCGGCGAGGTCCACCCGGATATCGATCCCGACCGACTGGTCGAGGTGATCGGCGGCAGCACCTTGATCCGCCTGCTGCTCAACCCGGCCGGCGACCTCGATGACACCTGGGTGGCGCAGACCGCGGCCATCGTGGTGCACGGTGTGAAGAAGGAGTGA
- a CDS encoding SDR family NAD(P)-dependent oxidoreductase yields MGRLDGEVAIVTGASRGLGRATALALAAEGAAVAVVARTEQVWDDRLPGTIGETVHQIEAAGGRAVAIRADLLDRDDIPRLVEHARSALGPITVLVNNAAFTAPGRPGGAPRRTAVRAAAPRPDWPPFVGTPLPAFRRHFEIAVFAPYELMQLTAPGMIEAGHGAIINISSVASRIPGSGPYNDVSGGILPGYGGSKAALEHLTSSAAYELARHNISVNALSPSLPMMTPGLSYYRTDFDETGSEDEFAEAVVRLALVEPAQVTGRTIGHREVLDGSYLPFRS; encoded by the coding sequence ATGGGCAGACTCGACGGTGAGGTCGCCATCGTGACGGGCGCCAGTCGTGGACTGGGCCGGGCCACGGCGCTGGCGCTGGCCGCCGAGGGGGCGGCGGTGGCCGTCGTGGCGCGCACCGAGCAGGTGTGGGACGACCGACTGCCCGGAACCATCGGCGAGACGGTGCACCAGATCGAGGCGGCGGGCGGTCGCGCGGTCGCCATCCGAGCCGACCTGCTGGACCGTGACGACATTCCCCGGTTGGTCGAGCACGCCCGCTCGGCGTTGGGGCCCATCACGGTGCTGGTGAACAACGCCGCCTTCACCGCGCCCGGGCGCCCCGGCGGCGCGCCAAGACGAACCGCTGTCAGAGCGGCTGCACCGCGACCGGATTGGCCCCCGTTTGTGGGAACACCGCTGCCGGCCTTTCGCCGGCACTTCGAGATCGCGGTGTTCGCCCCCTATGAACTGATGCAACTGACGGCCCCCGGCATGATCGAGGCGGGTCACGGCGCGATCATCAACATCAGCTCGGTGGCATCGCGCATCCCCGGCTCCGGTCCCTACAACGACGTCTCCGGTGGGATCCTGCCCGGCTACGGCGGCTCCAAGGCGGCGCTGGAACACCTGACCTCCTCGGCGGCCTACGAACTGGCCCGTCACAACATCTCGGTCAATGCCCTGTCGCCGTCACTGCCGATGATGACGCCCGGATTGTCCTATTACCGCACCGATTTCGACGAGACCGGCTCCGAGGACGAATTCGCCGAAGCGGTGGTGCGGCTGGCGCTGGTGGAGCCTGCCCAGGTGACCGGCCGCACCATCGGGCACCGAGAGGTGCTCGACGGGAGCTATCTGCCGTTCCGGTCGTGA
- a CDS encoding SDR family NAD(P)-dependent oxidoreductase produces the protein MTSHHQHPLGSGFTAASTTADILAGVELTGVNAVVTGGHSGLGAETTRALAGAGAAVTVAARNPDRAAQALSGLNVDIRRLDLMDPLSIDRFTAGWRETGRPLHILINNAGLPAPAAVQRDARGFEAQFATNHLGHFQLTLGLLPVLRAARGARVVTVSSGAQRFGHIRWEDLHFENGYNPDVAYAQSKVANVLFTVELDRRYRTDGIRGYAVHPGVVVGTALNAAGGPEQLRTMGLIDAAGHAIIRPETGRKTAAQGAATIVFAATSPLLAGIGGVYLMDNDISPVVAGDVPMTFSPDQAIPAEVAPHAIDPESARRLWQLSEELVSPTHHDRNGR, from the coding sequence ATGACCTCCCACCACCAACATCCGCTGGGCTCAGGCTTCACAGCCGCGTCCACCACCGCAGACATCCTGGCCGGAGTCGAGCTCACCGGCGTCAATGCCGTTGTCACAGGCGGCCATTCGGGACTGGGTGCCGAGACCACCCGTGCGCTCGCCGGAGCCGGTGCCGCGGTGACGGTCGCGGCTCGCAACCCCGATCGGGCCGCGCAGGCGCTTTCCGGGCTCAACGTCGACATTCGCCGACTGGACTTGATGGATCCACTGTCCATTGACCGGTTCACCGCCGGCTGGCGGGAAACCGGCCGCCCGTTACACATCCTGATCAACAATGCCGGGTTGCCGGCCCCCGCCGCAGTGCAGCGAGACGCACGCGGCTTCGAGGCGCAATTCGCCACCAATCACCTCGGCCACTTCCAGTTGACACTCGGCCTGCTCCCCGTGCTGCGTGCCGCACGAGGTGCGCGGGTGGTCACCGTGTCTTCCGGGGCCCAGCGTTTCGGTCACATTCGTTGGGAAGACCTGCATTTCGAGAACGGTTACAACCCGGACGTTGCTTATGCGCAGTCGAAGGTCGCCAACGTGTTGTTCACCGTCGAGCTCGATCGTCGTTATCGCACCGACGGCATCCGCGGCTATGCCGTGCATCCAGGCGTGGTGGTGGGCACCGCCTTGAACGCCGCCGGCGGACCCGAGCAGTTGCGCACGATGGGCCTCATCGACGCGGCCGGCCACGCCATCATCCGGCCCGAGACCGGGCGCAAGACCGCGGCACAGGGGGCAGCCACCATCGTGTTCGCCGCCACCAGTCCGCTGCTGGCCGGAATCGGCGGCGTGTACCTGATGGACAACGACATCTCACCTGTGGTGGCCGGCGATGTGCCGATGACCTTCAGCCCGGACCAGGCGATTCCCGCCGAGGTCGCGCCGCACGCCATTGATCCGGAGTCCGCACGGCGGCTGTGGCAACTCAGCGAGGAGTTGGTGTCCCCTACACATCACGACCGGAACGGCAGATAG
- a CDS encoding amidase, which translates to MVSFSVVEAGIADLRAALQEGEVTSVALVEAYLARIDAYDRNGPLLNAIVELNSAALDEAAGADRRRARGESLGPLDGIPYTAKDSYLVRGMTAAAGSHAFATLIAQRDAFAVERLRAGGAILLGLTNMPPMANGGMQRGLYGRAESPYNADYLTAAFGSGSSNGSGTATAASFAAFGLGEETWSSGRAPATNNALCAYTPSRGVISVRGNWPLVPTMDVVVPHTRTMADMFEVLDVIVADDSDPRGDLWRAQPWVSIPRASQVRPESYVALRHRASLSGKRFGVPRMYVNADPDAGGAGIGGATGQPIHTRESVMALYRAAEADLRAAGAEVVLVDFPVVTNYEGDRPGAPTIRTRGLVSAEFLDQEIRELSAWFWDDFLRANNDPALNRLADVDGSRIWVHPEGALPDRVDGFDDDINDYPAVVAAHHVETFLDIPHLESGLRGLEQTRMTDLEQWMDELGLDAVVFPAVADVGPADMDVNPASADLGWRNGVWVANGNLVPRHLGIPTVTVPMGTMADIGMPVGLTFAGRAYDDTALLRFAAAFEATGARRTVPPRTPELDEQG; encoded by the coding sequence ATGGTGAGTTTTTCCGTGGTCGAGGCCGGCATCGCCGACCTGCGCGCAGCGCTGCAGGAGGGTGAGGTCACCAGTGTGGCGCTGGTCGAGGCCTACCTGGCCCGCATCGACGCCTACGACCGCAACGGCCCGCTGTTGAACGCCATCGTGGAGCTGAACTCCGCGGCCCTCGACGAGGCCGCGGGAGCGGACCGGCGCCGGGCCCGCGGGGAGAGCCTGGGCCCGCTGGACGGCATCCCGTACACCGCCAAGGACAGTTACCTGGTGCGGGGGATGACCGCGGCTGCGGGTTCACACGCTTTCGCGACCCTGATCGCCCAGCGTGATGCGTTCGCCGTGGAGCGCTTGCGCGCCGGCGGCGCCATCCTGTTGGGGCTGACCAACATGCCGCCGATGGCCAACGGCGGTATGCAGCGCGGGCTCTACGGCCGCGCGGAAAGTCCTTACAACGCCGACTACCTCACCGCGGCGTTCGGCTCCGGGTCGTCCAACGGTTCGGGCACCGCCACCGCCGCCAGCTTCGCAGCGTTCGGCCTCGGCGAAGAGACCTGGTCCAGTGGTCGGGCTCCGGCGACCAACAACGCACTGTGCGCGTATACGCCGTCTCGCGGTGTCATCTCGGTGCGCGGGAACTGGCCGCTGGTGCCGACCATGGACGTGGTGGTACCGCACACCAGAACGATGGCCGACATGTTCGAGGTCCTCGACGTCATCGTCGCCGACGACAGCGACCCCCGCGGCGATCTGTGGCGCGCGCAGCCCTGGGTGAGCATTCCGCGGGCCTCACAGGTGCGCCCCGAGTCCTACGTCGCTCTGCGCCATCGTGCTTCACTGTCCGGCAAGCGGTTCGGCGTTCCGCGCATGTACGTCAACGCCGACCCCGACGCCGGCGGCGCGGGGATCGGCGGTGCCACCGGCCAGCCGATCCACACCCGGGAGTCGGTGATGGCGCTCTACCGCGCCGCCGAAGCCGACCTGCGCGCCGCCGGAGCCGAAGTGGTGCTGGTCGACTTTCCTGTGGTGACGAATTACGAAGGCGACCGGCCCGGGGCGCCGACCATCCGGACCAGGGGACTGGTCAGTGCCGAGTTCCTGGACCAGGAGATCCGCGAGCTTTCGGCATGGTTCTGGGACGACTTCCTGCGCGCCAACAACGATCCCGCACTCAACCGGCTCGCGGATGTCGACGGCAGCCGGATCTGGGTGCACCCGGAAGGCGCACTGCCGGACCGGGTGGACGGGTTCGACGACGACATCAACGACTATCCCGCCGTCGTGGCTGCCCACCACGTCGAGACCTTCCTGGACATCCCGCACCTGGAGAGCGGTCTGCGCGGTCTGGAACAGACGCGGATGACCGATCTCGAACAGTGGATGGACGAGCTCGGGCTCGACGCGGTGGTGTTCCCTGCCGTCGCGGATGTCGGCCCGGCGGACATGGACGTCAACCCCGCCTCGGCCGATCTCGGCTGGCGCAACGGGGTGTGGGTGGCCAACGGCAACCTGGTGCCGCGTCATCTCGGCATCCCCACCGTCACGGTGCCGATGGGGACGATGGCCGACATCGGCATGCCCGT